The Kribbella sp. NBC_00662 nucleotide sequence CCCTGCGGTTCCAGGTCATCAAGAACACCGTCATCGCCGCTCCGCGGGCGACCGTTCCCGCGGCGGATCCGACCCAGCGGGCGATGTCCGCCGAGATGGCCGCGCAGGGGTACTACGTCACCACCGGCGCCGGTCCGGACCTGATGGAGGACGTGAAGAACGCCGTCCGCGACATGATCGACTGGCTGGTCACCGACCAGGGCGTGAGCATGCACGAGGCGTACGCTCTGTGCAGTGTCGCCGGCGACCTGAAGATCAGCGAGCTGGTCGACCTTCCGAACTGGCTGGTCTCGATGACAGTTCCGCGCGGAATCTTCGAAGGAGCCGCGGCATGACGCCACTGGGAGCAGTCGTCCGGGGCCTCGTCGCGGGGACCATCGGCACCATGGCGATGGATGCGCTGCTGTACGCCGAGTACCGGCAAGGCGGCGGCAAGACCGAGTTCAGCCGGTGGGAGTTCTCCGGCGACATCGAGAGCTGGGAGCAGGCGCCGGCGCCCGCGCAGGTCGGCAAGCGGCTGTTCGAGGGTCTCTTCGACCGCGACCTGCCGAACAGCCGTGCTGCCCTGGTCAACAACCTCACGCACTGGGCCTTCGGGATCGCCAACGGTGCGGCGTACGGCGTGATCGCGGGATCCGCCCCGAAACCGCGCGTCTGGTACGGCGCTCCGTTCGGCGCGAGCGTGTGGGCCGGCGGGTACGTCGTACTGCCGGCCGCGAAGCTGTACGAGCCGATCTGGAAGTACAGCCCCAAGGTCCTGGCGAAGGATCTCGGCGCCCACCTCGTCTACGGGCTGACGACCGCGGCCGCCTTCAGGCTGGCGGGTTTGCCCCGGAAGTCGCGTCGCTAGCAGGTAGTGCGACCGTGACCTGGAGGCCGCCGCCGAGGCGGGCCATCAGGGTCAGGGTGCCGTTGTGGGCCTCGGTGATGCTCTTGACGATGGCCAGGCCGAGCCCGACGCCCGGCTGGTGAGTGCGGGCGCCACGCTGGAAAGGTTCGGTCAGCGTGGAGACCAGCTTCCGGCTGAGGATCTCGCCGGTGTTCTCGACGGTGAGTACGACGGTGTTGAAGCGGACCGCGGTGCTGACGGAGACGGTGCCGTGATCGGGGAGGTTGTGGACGATCGCATTGTGGATGAGGTTGGTCGCGAGTTGGAGCAGGAGCGTGTGGGAGCCGGTGGTCGGGGTGAGCTCGCCGCTGGTCTCGATCGTGATCCCGCGTTTCTCCGCGAACGGCAGCAACGTCTCGATGGCCTCTTCGGCGACCAGTGAGAGGTCGACCCGTTCCTGGGTGAACGAGCGTTGATCGGCGCGGCTCAGCAGCAGGAGCGCCTCGGTGAGGTTGATCGCCCGGGTGTTGATCGCGCGCAGGCGTTCGTCGAGATCGCCGCTGTCGCGGTCCGGGTCGTTGATGGCGACGTCGAGCAACGTCTGCGTGATCGCGAGCGGAGTACGCAGCTCGTGGGAGGCGTTGGCGGCGAAGCGCTTCTGCTCGGCGACGTGTGCTTCGAGCTGCGCGAGCATCCGGTCGAAGCCGTCGGCGAGCTCGCGGAATTCGTCGGTCGGGCCTTCGAGCTCGATCCGGTGGGACAGCGAGCCGTTCTCGGCCAGCCGGGCGGCGTTGGTGATGCGGGTCAGTGGCGCGAGCATCCGGCCGGAGAGGAGCCACCCGCCCAGCAGCCCGAACACCAGCAGCAGGAAGAACACCGCCGCCGCCCGCGGCGCGAACACGTCCAGGAGACGAGACCGGACCGGGAAGACACTGCTGTCGCCCGTGCCGTTGGGGACGGCCAGGACAGCGCGCTCGGGGACGTACCGCAGGAGGAACAACCACACGGCCGCGAGGAGCAAGGTGCCCGCAAGCATGAGGAAGGCTGCGTAGCTGAGGGTGAGTTTGAGCCGGACACTCAGCCCAGGCTGCCTATGCATGACCTGCTTCCCCCATGAGCACGCACATGCACTCGACGCTACCCGGCGGCGCATATCGCTCGCATATCCGAAACCGCATACGCTCCGGCAACGACCGCTGCCTTCGCTGTCGTCGGCAATCTGCTCGTGTTCGCACCACTGGGCTTCTTCGCCCCGCTGCGGTTCGCCGCGCCGGCGTCCGTACCGCGGATCCTCGCGCTCGCGGCAGTTTGCTCGATCCTGATCGAGGTCTCGCAGTACGTCTTCCAGTTGGACCGGGTGTCCTCGGTGGACGACGTACTGCTCAACACCGCCGGCGCCGGACTGGCCGCCCTCGCGTCACGCCGTTGGAAGCCGCGCCGTTTGCCCCGAGGCGATCGACTCCTCGATCGCGCAGATGAGCTCGGTGACCAGTACGCCGTGATCGATACCCGGCCCGAGGTCGCCGCCGTCGACGAGACCGGCCGCGAAGTCCTGGACCATCCAGACCGCCGGACCGACCTGTGACCGCCCGATCCGGCCCGCGACCGGCCACGTCGACCGGTACTTGTCGCTGACCACGGTCAGGCCCTGATGGGACAGGTCCGCCGTCACCGACCCCTCGGTGCCGACCACCTGGAACCGGAAGTCGACGATCCCGTCACCGGCGTCCGGCAGCGTCCACGCCGACGACAGCGTGGCGGTCGACCCGTCGTCGAAACCGACCAGCGCGTGGACGACGTCCCACGTGTCGATGCCGCGCTTGGCGAGCACGCCACGGGATCCGACCGCGCTGACCGACACGGCCCGGCGGCCGGTGAGGAACAGGATGAGGTCGACGGTGTGCGGCATCAGGAACCACGCCGGTGACGACTTCGCCGCCCACGACAGCATCGTGGTCGGCACGAAGTACGAGTTGCTCAGCGTGGCCGAGGCCGTGATCGGATCGCCGACCGAGTCCATCGCCGCCTTCGCCTGCACCACGTGCGGATTCCACCGGTTCTCGAATCCGACCAGGCATCGCACGCCCGAGCGATGAACCGCCTCCGCGATGGCATGCGCGTCCTCCAGGTTCGTGGCGACCGGCTTCTCGATCAGCAGATGCTTGCCCGCCCCGGCCACGTCGACAGCAACTTCGCGATGCGCGAAGTCCGGGGTCGCCACGATGACGGCGTCCGGGTCGAGCTTCTCGAGCAGCTCGACGTGTGACGACACGACGGGCAGGCCCGTGGCCGCTCGCGCTTGCGCGGCCACGTTCTCCGACGGCTCGGCCAGACCGACGACGCCGACGTCCGGCTGGGTATGGAGTGCTTCGGCGAACAGTCTCCCGCGGAGCCCGGCGCCGACGATGCCTATGGTGACCATCAGAACAGTGTGAAGCCGCCGTCGACCTTGACGATAGAGCCGGTCATGAAACTTGACGCCTCGCTGGCCAAGAAGATTGCCACCGGCCCCAACTCCGGCGGCAGCCCGTACCGCTTCATCGCGGCCGGATCCACGCACCACTCCTTGAACTCCGGCTGGTCGACCGGCGACATCTCGGTCAGGAAGTACCCCGGCGCCATCGCGTTCACCCGGATCCCGTGCGGCGCCCACTCGGCCGCCAGCGCCTTGGTCAGCTGGTGGACGGCGGCCTTCGACGACAGGTACGACGCCTGCCAGCGCGGCTGGTTCACGATCTCGGCGGACATCGACCCGACGTTCACGATCGTGCCGCCGCCGCGCCCGGCCATCCGCTTGGCGACCGCACGGCTGCAGTACCACAGGCCGTCGACGTTGACCGAGAACACCTCGTGCCACGCGGTATCGGGTGTCTCGAACGCGCGACCGGCGACCCCGATCCCCGCGTTGTTGAGCAGGACGTCGATCTCGCCGAACTCGCTGCTCACCTGCTCGACGGCTCGTTCGACATCCTCGACGTCCGAGACCTCGAGCTGGACGCCGTACGCCCGGATGCCGAGCTGGTCGAGCTCCGCTGCGGACGCCTCGGCGGCGGCGAGCGTCCGCGCGGTGACCGCGACCGCGGCGCCGGCGTCGCCGAGCGCCTCGGCCATCGCGCGTCCGAGACCCCGGCTGCCGCCGGTCACGAGAGCAACCTTGCCCTCGAGGGAGAACTTCTGCATCGCGTTCATGGTGACCCTTCTGTGGTGCCTCAAGTGGTTGGCCAGAGCGGAGCCAGGCCGGAGGAGAGGAGGGCAAAGCCTTGGTTCGCGGCTTTCACTGCGGTGGGCAGAACTTTCGGGGCGGGGGTGCCGGACGCGCAGCGGTCGAAGTTCGACATCGCCAGGGTCCAGTGGACCGAGGTGATCTGGGCGGCGGCCAGGCGGGCGGTGAGTTCGGGAGTGCCGGCGGTCTCGTGCAGGGCTGAGGCGAGTTCCCTTTCGGAGGTCTCGTTGAACTGCAGCATGCGCGCCATCAGCGCCGGCGTACTGCGGAGCAGGCGGTAGAGGTCGACGACCTGGGGAAGATCGGTCAGGCCGGTGAACGGGTCGTGAGCGCGGAGGCGCTCGATGAAGTGGGTGTGCAGGGCGGCCAGCGGTGACTGGTCGGCGGGGCGAGCGCGGACGACACGGGCCGGCTCGTCTTCATGGTCGGCGAAGCGGTGGATGACGAGATCTTCCTTGGTCGGGAAGTACGCGAAGAGCGTACGCCGGGACACCTCCGCGGCCTCCGCGACCTGGGTGATCGACACCTGGTCGAAGCCGTGCTCGACGAACAGCTCGATCGCCGCCGTCGAGATCGCCTCCCGGGTCCGGAGCTTCTTCCGTTCACGCAACGCCATGGCGGGATCGTAGCACCGAGTGCTAATCTGCACTTAGTCTACTTTTGCACCGAGGAGAGTGTTCATGGATGTACTGATCGCGGGCGCCGGGCCGACCGGGCTGATGCTGGCGTACGAGCTGGCGCTGGCCGGCGTCGACGTGACCGTGCTCGAGCGACTGGAGACGCGGATCGAACAGACGAAGGGCGGCGCGCTGCAGGCCCGGACGTCCGAGGTGCTGGACCTGCGCGGGCTGCTCGACCCGATCCAGGCGCGCGAGCTGCCGCGCGAGGAGGTCGGTGGCCATTTCGCCGGGCTGCCGGTGCCGCTGGACGCGTCGCCGTGGAACACCCGGCACCCGTATCCGATCTCGGTGCCGCAGTGGATCGTCGAGGAGGAGCTCGAGTACGCCGCCATCGCGCGCGGAGCCGTCGTACGTCGGGGCGTCGAGGTCACCGCGGTCTCGCAGGATTCCGAGGGCGTGACTGTGACGGCCGGGTCTGCGGTGTTGCGAGCGCGCTATCTGGTCGCGTGCGACGGCGCGCACAGCACGGTTCGCAAGTTGCTCGACGTACCGTTCCCTGGTCGGGCGGGGACGTTCCGCGCGGTGTTGACCGACGTACGGCTGTCGTCGGTGTCGGACGAGGTGCCGACGACCCTTGGTCACTTCAGCACGATGACGAAGCAGGCCGGCGAGTACTGGGGCATGCTCGTGCCGGTCGGCGACGGGAAGTACCGGTTCACGTTCGGCCGGGCCGGAGTCACCACGGCCGACGAGGTCGAGACCGCGCTCACCACGTTGTACGGCGAGGAGACCCGGCTCGCTGAGGTCCTCAACTCGTCGGAGTTCGGTGACGCGACCCGGCAGTTGGAGTCGTACCGGTACGGGCGGATCCTCTTCGCGGGCGACGCCGCGCACATCCATCCGCCGTTCGGCGGGCAGGGGCTGAATCTCGGCGTACAGGACGCGGTCAACCTGGGCTGGAAGCTCGGGGCCGCGGTGCACGGTACGGCGGACCTGCTCGACACGTACCAGACCGAGCGGCATCCGATGGCGGCCCGCGTACTGCGGCATACCGCCGCGCAGCGGGTTTTCGCCGTTCCCGGTCCGAGTGAGGATGTCGTCGAACTGCGCGAGATCTTCACCGACCTGATGCGGTTGCCCGATGCCAACCGCTACCTCGCCGGCATGATGTCAGGGCTGGACGCAGCGGACCGCATCCCCGACTTCGAGCTGGTCACGGGAGACGGGCCGGTCTGGTTGTCGACGCTTCTGCACCCTGGCCGCGGGTTGCTGCTCGACTTCGGTGGGCGTACCTGGCCGGAGGGTTGGGCCGACCGTGTCGACGTACTGCAGGTCAAGCCGGATGGCGAGCACGACGCGCTGCTGATCCGCCCGGACGGGCTGCTGTGCTGGTCCGGAGACGGGGACGTCACTGCTGCGCTGACGAAATGGTTCGGCGTCAGAGAGGGGTGAGGAGGCAGAACTCGTTGCCTTCGGGGTCGGCCATGACTGCCCAGGCGACGTCGCCCTGGCCGATGTCGAGCCGGGTGGCACCCAGGGCCTCCAGCCGGGCGACCTCCGCGGCGTGGTCGTCACCTGGATACGGGCGCAGGTCGAGGTGGAGCCGGTCCAGCCCGAGCTTCGGATCGCGGGAGCGGAGGAATTCGAGGTACGGGCCGACGCCCTTCGCCGAGCGGAGTGAGACGAAGTCGTCGGTCTCTTCGTGCAGGGTCCAATCCATCGCCTGGCTCCAGAACCGGGCCATCGTGTGCGGATCCACGCAGTCGACAGCGACGGCGGCGATCGGGCCGGTGTCGCTGTAGACCGGGCGTGGCTCGAGCACGCAGAACTCGTTGCCCTCCGGGTCGGCGAGGACTGTCCACGGGACGTCGCCCTGACCGATGTCGGCGGGCGTCGCGCCGAGGGGCTGGAGGCGTGCGGCCAGCTCGGCCTGGTGTTCCGCGGAGGACGTCGCGAGGTCGATGTGCACCCGGTTCTTCACCGTCTTCGGCTGCGCACCCGGGATGAGGTCGACGACCACGGCGGTGGGGTCGGGATACGTGACGCCTTCAGGCTCGAGGTTGGTCTCTTCGGGTTTGTCGCCGGTGACCTTCCACCCGAGGGCCTCGGCCCAGAACCGCCCGAGGGCTGAGTTGTCCTGGGCCTTGATCACCACTTGCACAAGCCGCGTCGCCATGGCGCAGATCCTAAGGGGTCGGTGACGCTATCGGGGAGACCGTTGGCGGCGCGAGTGGGGACATCGAGGGCGCCGGGGAGTGGAACTTGAGAACGCCGATCAGCGCCAGGCTCGCAACCAGGATCACTGCGAGGACCGTCGGCCGTACGTCGTTCACCGGGTCTTGGTCGCCAACGCCAGTGAGATCATCCGGTCGATGACCTCGGTACGGGACAGGCCGGTGGCGTCCATCATCCGCGGATACCGGCTGTACGACGTCATGCCGGGCAGCGTGTTGACCTCGTTGAGTACGACGGTGCCGTCCGCCGTCAGGAACATGTCCACCCGGGACAGACCGCGACAGCCCAGCGCGCGGTAGATCGCCTTCGCCGTCTCCTGGACGAGAGCGCGCGACGCGGCCGGGATGTCCGCGGGCACGATCACGGTCGAGTTGTCGGAGCCCATTTCCGGCGTGCTCTCCTGGTGGATCTTGAAGAAACCATGGGTCAGGGCGATCTGATCGACCTCCCCGGCGAGCAGCTCGGGATCGTTGCCGAGGATCGCGCAGCCGATCTCGCTGCCGATGACCGCCTCTTCGATCAGTACCTTCGAGTCGAACTCCCGGGCGGCCTCGACCGCGGCCGGCAGATCTTCCTTGCTCCCGACCTTGCTGACACCGAACGACGAACCGGACCGAGCCGGCTTGACGAAGATGGGGTAGGTGAACTGGTCGGGATCGATGGTCTGGGTCAGGGTGAACGTCCAGAAGTCCGGCGTCGCGATCCCGGCAGCGGCGGCGACCGTGTACGCCAGGGACTTGTCCATGCAGAGCACAGAGCTCTGGATGTCGCAGCCGACGTACGGAAGGCCGGAGAGTTCGAGAAGTCCCTGGATAGCGCCGTCCTCGCCTTGCTTGCCGTGCAGGACCGGGAAGAGCACGTCCAAGCTGATGGTTTCGTACTTCCCGTCGTCCAGGACGAGCAGCCCGGGCGCGGTGCTGTCCGGCGACAGCGTCACCGGGCGGCACGGGCCGTCTTCCCAGTCCGTCGTCGGGCCGTCGCTCTGCTTCCAGGCGCCGTCCTCGGTGATTCCGATGTAGAACGGTTCGTACTTCGCCGTGTCGATGTTCTCCGCGACCTGTTGCGCGGACTTGACCGAGATGGGGTGTTCCTCGGAACGGCCTCCGAAGATGATGCCGACCTTCATATCCACTGCTGCTTCCTGTTCTCGAATTTCCGGCAGTTGACGATCGAGTTCTCGACCGTGTCGCTGAGGGCGTGATCGGTGTAGTACGCGGTGTGCGGGCTGACGATCACGTTCGGCAACTCCTGCAGGCGCAGAAGTTGTTTGCTTTCGATGGGTTCGTTGCTGCGGTCGGCGTAGAAGACGCCGTCCTCGCCTTCGACGACGTCGAGCGCGGCGCCGCCGAGTCGCCCGTCCTCCAGCGCCGTGAGGAGTGCCTCGGTGTCGAGGAGTGGTCCGCGTCCGGTGTTCACGACGAACGCGCCGGGCTTCAGCTGCCCGATCCGTTGACGATCGAGGAGGTGGTGAGTGTCCGCGGTGAGGGGCGTGTGCAGCGTGACGAGGTCACTCACCCGGATCAGCTCGTCGAGCGGCACGTAGTCGGCCGACGTGGCCGGACGGTTGTCATAGGCAACGGTGCGGCAGCCGAAGCCGCGCAGCCTGTCGATCACGGCCGAGCCGATCCGCCCGGTTCCGATGACGCCGACGGTGAGATCCCGCAGTTCCTTCCCGCGTACGTCGTCCAGCCGGTAGTCGTGGATGTCTGTACGGCGGAGCATGGACTTCGCGTTGCGTACCGCCATCAGCATCAGCATCACCGTGTAGTCGGCGACACTGTCGGGGGAGTAGGCAACGTTCTCGACGGTGATGCCGAGGTTGCCGGCGTAGTCGACGTCGAGGTGGTTGTAGCCGATGCTCCTGGTGGAGATGTACGCGACGCCGGCCCGTGCGAGAGCCAGCAGCGTCCGGTTGCTGATCTGGGTCTTGTGTCCGACGCTGATACATCTCTTGCCGAGAGCAAGTTCGATGGTGGCCTCGGATACGGGCGCGTCGGTGATGGTCGGGACGACGCCGAAGCGAGGAGCCAGCTCCCGGAACAGCACGGCCTCGTCCGGCTCGCATCCGTAGATCGCCAACGCGACGTCCGGGAGGGTCGCGGACGACAACCAGGACGCCAGCGAGTTGTAGGTCATGACTTCAGTGAAGGAAGAGCGGTGTTGCCGCCGCGTATGAGATTTTCGATACGCGGACGAAACACTGCCCTTCTTCTACTGGGGGGATGATTGCGCTCAGTCTGGATGAGATCGCTGTGGTCGTCGGCGGAAAGGTCTCCGGCGACGGTTCCGTGCAGGTGACCGCGCCTGCCGTACTCGACGGTCGCGAGGCTGAGCCCGGAGGCCTCTTCGTAGCCTTCGCAGGCGAGCGCGCCGACGGGCACGACTTCGCCGGCCAGGCTGGGCGGGCCGGCGCGGTGGCTGTCCTCGGCTCGCGGGCCACCGACCTGCCGACGGTCGTCGTCGAGGACGCGCAGGCTGCGCTGCAAACCCTCGCTGCTCAGGTCGCCGCGCAACTACGTACAGGGTCGACTGTCGTCGGCTTGACCGGGTCGCAGGGCAAGACGAGTACGAAGGACCTGCTGACGGCCGTACTGGCGAATGTCGGTCCGACGGTTGCCACGATCGGTTCGCTCAACAACGAGCTCGGCATACCGCTGACGATCCTGCGCGCCGACGCAGCGACTCGCTTCCTCGTCATCGAGATGGGAGCTCGGCGGATGGGTGACATCGCGCATCTCGCCGGCCTGGTTCCGCCGGATGTTTCGGTGGTGCTCAACGTCGGGCAGGCACACCTCGGTGAGTTCGGCTCGCGCGCAGCCATCGCCACGGCCAAGGGTGAGTTGGTGCAGGGCTTGGCGCCGGGCGGCACCGCCGTACTCAACGCCGACGATCCGCGGGTGGTCGCGATGCGTGCTTTGACGGATGGTCCGGTGGTGACCTTCGGTCGGGCGGAGCACGCCGATGTGCGGGTGCTGGACCTGACGCTCGACCGTCTCGGCCGGCCGTCGTTCACGCTACGGACCGCCGACGCGGCGGCTCCCGTCGTACTGCCGCTCATTGGCGCACACCAGGCGTTCAACGCGGCGGCGGCTGCTGCTGCGGCGTTGGCGATCGGCGTACCACTCGAGATGACCGCGGTCGCACTGGCCACGGCATCGGTCTCGAAGTGGCGCATGGAGCTGTCCGACCTGCCCGGCGGCATCACCCTCCTGAACGACTCCTTCAACGCCAACCCCGACTCGACCCGCGCCGCGCTGGACGCCCTGGCGGTGATCGACGCCCGCCGCCGCATCGCAGTACTGGGCGAGATGCTCGAACTCGGCGAGGAAAGCGAGTCCGAACACCGCGTCATCGGCGAGTACGCCGCCACCCGCGCCGACCTGGTCGTCGCGGTAGGTGAGGGCGCCCGCGCAACTGCTGACGGCGCAGGCGATCGTGGACGAGCGCTGCCGGACAACGACACGACCATCGACTGGCTCCGCCGAACCCTCGCCCCCGGCGACGTCGTCCTCGTCAAAGCGTCCCGCGACGCCCGCCTGGACGAGGTCGCCGCCGCGCTGTCAGCTCAGGTGGGGTAGGGAGCGGAGGAAGCGGGTGGAGGTGCTGGACTGGTCGGTGTAGCCGTGCTGTTGGTAGAAGGCGTGGGCGTCGTCGCGGTGGTTGGCGCTGTTGAGGTCTATCCGGACACAACCTCGGGTAGTGGCGAAGGATTCTGCGGCCGACATCAGTTGGGTGGCGATCCCGCGCCGGCGGGCTCGGGGAGAGACGACCAGGGCGACGATGCGCGCCCAGGAGCCGTCGCGTTGGAAGAACGGGGCGACGTGGACCGCGACGAGACCTAGTACGTCGCCGTCCGACTCCGCGACGTACGCAGCGAGCGCGGGATCGTCCGCCCAGGCCTGGATGCGGTCGGCGGTCGCCGCCTCGTCGTCTTGTGGGTAGCCCAGCTGATCCAGCAGCTCGTTGACAGCGGAAGCATCGGCCCGGCTTGCGAGACGGATGTTCATCGGCGCCGCCGTTTCATGTAGAGGTCGAAAGCCCGGTACACCATCGGGCGCAGCGGCAGGTCCCACTCGCCGACGTAGCGGACCGCTTGCCCGCCGGTGCCGACCTTGAACTGGATCAACCCGACATGTGTGTCCTGCACAGCGAGAGTCGGCGCGATCCCGCGCAGGTCGTACACGTCGCATCCGGCCGCCATCGAGTCGCGGATCATCGCCCACTGACAGGCGTTCGACCCGCGCACCTCACGCTTCGACGTGGATGAGGCGCCGTACAGATACCAAGCATGAGCGCCGACCCGGACCAAGATCGTCGCGGCAACGAGCGAGCCCTGATGATGCGCCAGATACAGCTTGGCCGAACTCATCGCCGCGAACAGGTTCTCGAAGTACTTCAGCGGCCGCGGCGTGAACCGATCACGCTCAGCGGTGTGCACGTACAGGTCGTGGAACGACTTCACATCCGTGCCGACCGAGACCTCCACGCCCTCCTTCGCCGCTTTCTTGATGTTGCGCCGCCATTGCTGGTTCATCCCACGCAGTACGTCGTCCTCGGTGCGCCCGGCCAGCGGGAGCTCATAGACGTACTGCGGCTGCCCGTCGCCGAACCCGTCCTCCGGGCTCTGCGGCAGCCACCCTGCCTCCTCGAGCCAGCGCGTCGCCCGATCGCCGCCCCGTCCGGTGAGCCGCTTCACCGCCGGATCCGCAATCCCCGCCTTGACCTCAGCAGCACTCCAGACGTCCGTACGCACCGGCGGCCCGAGCCGAATCGCGAACGCACCCTGCACCTTGAGGTACGCCGCCAGCGGGTGCATCCACTCGTCGAGCGACCCGCTCCAGTCGATCACCGGTCCCATCGGCAGATAGGCCAGCGTGTACCGCTCCATCCGCGGCACCGGCCGATGCAGCACGAGCCCTGCCCCGACGAGCCGCCGGCCGTCGTACCAGCCGAGCGACTCGCTCCGCCACTCCGTCTTGACGGCAGCCCACTCCGGGACCTGCAGGAAGCTGACCGACCGCTGCGCTTCCACGAACGCCTGATGTTCGTCAGCGCCGATAGCGGCGACAGTCAGAGTCACCGCTGCATCCTCGGATCGTGCGTCGGGTCCGGGTACATCGTCGAGCAGCCGTCCGGCCGCAGCTCGTAATGCCACGGCTCGTTGCGATAGATCTGGAACAGCCCGTACGCGGCGCCGTGCTCCGCCAGCCAGGCCTTCGCCTCGGTGTGCCCGATGTCGACCGCCGCACCGCGCACATGCTGCGACGTCTCCGGCGTGGCGACCCATCGAGCCGCCTCCTCCTCCGAGCCGTACTTCACCACCGCCTCGCGCAGCAGCTCGTTCTGGTACGCCGGGGAACGCCAGCCGCTGTTCACATAGAACGTGACGCCGTCCTCCAAGGCATCCGCAGCGGCCTCGCGCAGCGCTCTGAGCAGCGCCGGATCGAGGTTGGCGACGGCCGGGTAATCGTCGTCGAACACCGTCACCCCGGCCGGGACGGCGCCGTCATCCTTGCTGGGCGCACCTATTGCCGTTCGAGTCATACCGACCAGTCAAGGCAGCCGGGTGTTGTCGGTACGTATGGGGAATTCGATATACGGACGATACGGAGGACCTCGTAGCATCGGGAGTATGCGTGTGCTGCTGGTCGAGGACGAGCCGGAGATGGCGAGCGCGATCCGCGACGGCCTGCGCCTCGAGGCGATCGCGGCCGATATCGCCGGCGACGGTGACATCGCACT carries:
- a CDS encoding Gfo/Idh/MocA family protein, whose protein sequence is MVTIGIVGAGLRGRLFAEALHTQPDVGVVGLAEPSENVAAQARAATGLPVVSSHVELLEKLDPDAVIVATPDFAHREVAVDVAGAGKHLLIEKPVATNLEDAHAIAEAVHRSGVRCLVGFENRWNPHVVQAKAAMDSVGDPITASATLSNSYFVPTTMLSWAAKSSPAWFLMPHTVDLILFLTGRRAVSVSAVGSRGVLAKRGIDTWDVVHALVGFDDGSTATLSSAWTLPDAGDGIVDFRFQVVGTEGSVTADLSHQGLTVVSDKYRSTWPVAGRIGRSQVGPAVWMVQDFAAGLVDGGDLGPGIDHGVLVTELICAIEESIASGQTARLPTA
- a CDS encoding FAD-dependent monooxygenase, yielding MDVLIAGAGPTGLMLAYELALAGVDVTVLERLETRIEQTKGGALQARTSEVLDLRGLLDPIQARELPREEVGGHFAGLPVPLDASPWNTRHPYPISVPQWIVEEELEYAAIARGAVVRRGVEVTAVSQDSEGVTVTAGSAVLRARYLVACDGAHSTVRKLLDVPFPGRAGTFRAVLTDVRLSSVSDEVPTTLGHFSTMTKQAGEYWGMLVPVGDGKYRFTFGRAGVTTADEVETALTTLYGEETRLAEVLNSSEFGDATRQLESYRYGRILFAGDAAHIHPPFGGQGLNLGVQDAVNLGWKLGAAVHGTADLLDTYQTERHPMAARVLRHTAAQRVFAVPGPSEDVVELREIFTDLMRLPDANRYLAGMMSGLDAADRIPDFELVTGDGPVWLSTLLHPGRGLLLDFGGRTWPEGWADRVDVLQVKPDGEHDALLIRPDGLLCWSGDGDVTAALTKWFGVREG
- the vanA gene encoding D-alanine--(R)-lactate ligase; its protein translation is MKVGIIFGGRSEEHPISVKSAQQVAENIDTAKYEPFYIGITEDGAWKQSDGPTTDWEDGPCRPVTLSPDSTAPGLLVLDDGKYETISLDVLFPVLHGKQGEDGAIQGLLELSGLPYVGCDIQSSVLCMDKSLAYTVAAAAGIATPDFWTFTLTQTIDPDQFTYPIFVKPARSGSSFGVSKVGSKEDLPAAVEAAREFDSKVLIEEAVIGSEIGCAILGNDPELLAGEVDQIALTHGFFKIHQESTPEMGSDNSTVIVPADIPAASRALVQETAKAIYRALGCRGLSRVDMFLTADGTVVLNEVNTLPGMTSYSRYPRMMDATGLSRTEVIDRMISLALATKTR
- a CDS encoding VOC family protein; protein product: MATRLVQVVIKAQDNSALGRFWAEALGWKVTGDKPEETNLEPEGVTYPDPTAVVVDLIPGAQPKTVKNRVHIDLATSSAEHQAELAARLQPLGATPADIGQGDVPWTVLADPEGNEFCVLEPRPVYSDTGPIAAVAVDCVDPHTMARFWSQAMDWTLHEETDDFVSLRSAKGVGPYLEFLRSRDPKLGLDRLHLDLRPYPGDDHAAEVARLEALGATRLDIGQGDVAWAVMADPEGNEFCLLTPL
- a CDS encoding sensor histidine kinase, with product MHRQPGLSVRLKLTLSYAAFLMLAGTLLLAAVWLFLLRYVPERAVLAVPNGTGDSSVFPVRSRLLDVFAPRAAAVFFLLLVFGLLGGWLLSGRMLAPLTRITNAARLAENGSLSHRIELEGPTDEFRELADGFDRMLAQLEAHVAEQKRFAANASHELRTPLAITQTLLDVAINDPDRDSGDLDERLRAINTRAINLTEALLLLSRADQRSFTQERVDLSLVAEEAIETLLPFAEKRGITIETSGELTPTTGSHTLLLQLATNLIHNAIVHNLPDHGTVSVSTAVRFNTVVLTVENTGEILSRKLVSTLTEPFQRGARTHQPGVGLGLAIVKSITEAHNGTLTLMARLGGGLQVTVALPASDATSGANPPA
- a CDS encoding DUF1440 domain-containing protein — encoded protein: MTPLGAVVRGLVAGTIGTMAMDALLYAEYRQGGGKTEFSRWEFSGDIESWEQAPAPAQVGKRLFEGLFDRDLPNSRAALVNNLTHWAFGIANGAAYGVIAGSAPKPRVWYGAPFGASVWAGGYVVLPAAKLYEPIWKYSPKVLAKDLGAHLVYGLTTAAAFRLAGLPRKSRR
- a CDS encoding SDR family NAD(P)-dependent oxidoreductase, producing MQKFSLEGKVALVTGGSRGLGRAMAEALGDAGAAVAVTARTLAAAEASAAELDQLGIRAYGVQLEVSDVEDVERAVEQVSSEFGEIDVLLNNAGIGVAGRAFETPDTAWHEVFSVNVDGLWYCSRAVAKRMAGRGGGTIVNVGSMSAEIVNQPRWQASYLSSKAAVHQLTKALAAEWAPHGIRVNAMAPGYFLTEMSPVDQPEFKEWCVDPAAMKRYGLPPELGPVAIFLASEASSFMTGSIVKVDGGFTLF
- a CDS encoding TetR/AcrR family transcriptional regulator yields the protein MALRERKKLRTREAISTAAIELFVEHGFDQVSITQVAEAAEVSRRTLFAYFPTKEDLVIHRFADHEDEPARVVRARPADQSPLAALHTHFIERLRAHDPFTGLTDLPQVVDLYRLLRSTPALMARMLQFNETSERELASALHETAGTPELTARLAAAQITSVHWTLAMSNFDRCASGTPAPKVLPTAVKAANQGFALLSSGLAPLWPTT
- a CDS encoding D-isomer specific 2-hydroxyacid dehydrogenase family protein, which codes for MTYNSLASWLSSATLPDVALAIYGCEPDEAVLFRELAPRFGVVPTITDAPVSEATIELALGKRCISVGHKTQISNRTLLALARAGVAYISTRSIGYNHLDVDYAGNLGITVENVAYSPDSVADYTVMLMLMAVRNAKSMLRRTDIHDYRLDDVRGKELRDLTVGVIGTGRIGSAVIDRLRGFGCRTVAYDNRPATSADYVPLDELIRVSDLVTLHTPLTADTHHLLDRQRIGQLKPGAFVVNTGRGPLLDTEALLTALEDGRLGGAALDVVEGEDGVFYADRSNEPIESKQLLRLQELPNVIVSPHTAYYTDHALSDTVENSIVNCRKFENRKQQWI